A stretch of the Pongo pygmaeus isolate AG05252 chromosome 16, NHGRI_mPonPyg2-v2.0_pri, whole genome shotgun sequence genome encodes the following:
- the LOC129013781 gene encoding LOW QUALITY PROTEIN: olfactory receptor 4F21-like (The sequence of the model RefSeq protein was modified relative to this genomic sequence to represent the inferred CDS: inserted 2 bases in 1 codon) translates to MVGANHSVVSEFVFLGLTNSWEIXDLSFIDLGVSSVTSPKMMYDLFRKRKVISFGVCIAQIFFIHVTGGVEMVLLIAMAFDRYVAICKPLHYLAIMNPRMYMFFLVAAWMMGLIHSVVQLVFVVNLPFCGPNVLDSFYCDLPRFIKLACTDTYRLEFTVTANSGFISLGSFFTLIISYVVIILTVLKHSSAGLSKALSTLSAHISVVVLFFGPLIFVYTWPSPSTQLDKFLAIFDAVLTPVLNPIIYTFRNQEMKVAMRKVCRQLVNCRKIS, encoded by the exons ATGGTTGGGGCAAATCACTCCGTGGTGTCAGAGTTTGTGTTCCTGGGACTCACCAATTCTTGGGAGAT CGACCTCTCCTTCATCGACCTGGGTGTTTCCTCTGTCACTTCTCCCAAGATGATGTATGACCTGTTCAGAAAGCGCAAAGTCATCTCCTTTGGAGTCTGCATCGCTCAAATCttcttcatccatgtcactggcGGTGTGGAGATGGTGCTGCTCATAGCCATGGCCTTTGACAGGTATGTGGCCATATGTAAGCCCCTCCACTACCTGGCCATTATGAACCCAAGAATGTACATGTTCTTCTTAGTGGCTGCCTGGATGATGGGCCTTATCCACTCTGTAGTTCAATTGGTTTTTGTAGTAAACTTGCCCTTCTGTGGCCCTAATGTATTGGACAGCTTTTACTGTGACCTTCCTCGGTTCATCAAACTTGCCTGCACAGACACGTACCGACTGGAGTTCACGGTTACAGCCAACAGTGGATTCATCTCTCTGGGCTCCTTCTTCACACTGATCATTTCCTATGTTGTCATCATTCTCActgttctgaaacactcttcAGCTGGTTTATCCAAGGCTCTGTCCACACTTTCAGCTCACATCAGTGTGGTAGTTTTGTTCTTTGGTCCTTTGATTTTCGTCTATACATGGCCATCTCCCTCCACACAACTGGATAAGTTTCTGGCCATCTTTGATGCAGTTCTCACTCCTGTTTTAAATCCTATAATCTACACATTCAGGAATCAAGAAATGAAGGTGGCAATGAGGAAAGTATGCAGACAACTAGTAAATTGCAGGAAGATCTCCTAA